Proteins co-encoded in one Planctomycetota bacterium genomic window:
- a CDS encoding acetolactate synthase, with translation MQTAVPPKTEHGSGYEPASVRQFTVFLENRVGKMALLLNKFEEAGLRINAFSIEESTDISLMRLIASDPEDARRCLRENDFSFSETRVLAVEIPEETRVPMINVAQALLAAEVNIHYAYPLLRSHKDPAIAIYVDDIMFAQRILMRKNFRILGETDLRK, from the coding sequence ATGCAGACGGCGGTGCCGCCCAAAACCGAGCATGGGTCCGGATACGAGCCGGCGAGCGTGCGTCAGTTCACCGTCTTCCTCGAAAATCGCGTCGGGAAGATGGCCCTGCTCCTCAACAAGTTCGAAGAGGCCGGCCTGCGGATCAACGCGTTCAGCATCGAGGAATCGACCGACATCTCGCTGATGCGGCTGATCGCCAGCGATCCGGAAGACGCCCGCAGGTGCTTGCGGGAGAACGACTTCAGCTTCAGTGAGACGCGTGTGCTGGCGGTGGAGATTCCCGAAGAGACACGCGTGCCGATGATCAACGTCGCCCAGGCGTTGCTGGCTGCGGAGGTGAACATCCACTACGCCTACCCGCTGCTCCGCAGCCACAAGGACCCAGCGATCGCGATCTACGTGGACGACATCATGTTCGCGCAGAGAATCTTGATGCGCAAGAACTTCCGCATCCTCGGCGAGACCGACCTGCGGAAGTAG